The following proteins come from a genomic window of Corallococcus sp. NCRR:
- a CDS encoding metallophosphoesterase family protein, which translates to MANKFQSIETKHYAERDAFFEGLRKLDRRAFMRVAGISAGIVAGMGRLTPNSFQLVNVAEAQGEKPKFSFAYISDTHLYENKLNDRFVRAILKAVDDVNALDPQPDFVLFGGDLAQLGQAGELKLGAQILKSVKAPIKMMVGEHDWFLDMGELWRDLFGAPNYSFDHKGVHFVVLNSIHEKDFWTERKLSPMERMKIVAGLDNGIQSRFEVGAEQRQWLQNDLAKVAKTTPVIVFSHSPLYKYYKPWNFWTDDADEVQALLKPYEKVTVIHGHTHQLLSNRIGNISFHGMLSTAWPWPYAPEGLPSLTVPMNRADPFSQFDGCGDGRMDVLESGLVDKLYNLWQRDPITVRASYLGSGGKQSAPPKPKLPTY; encoded by the coding sequence ATGGCAAACAAATTCCAGAGCATCGAGACGAAGCACTACGCCGAACGCGACGCCTTCTTCGAGGGCCTGCGCAAGCTGGACCGCCGCGCCTTCATGCGCGTCGCCGGCATCTCCGCCGGCATCGTCGCGGGCATGGGCAGGCTCACGCCCAACAGCTTCCAGCTGGTCAACGTGGCGGAGGCGCAGGGAGAGAAGCCGAAGTTCTCCTTCGCGTACATCTCCGACACGCACCTGTATGAAAACAAGCTCAACGACCGCTTCGTGCGCGCCATCTTGAAGGCCGTGGATGACGTGAACGCGCTGGACCCCCAGCCGGACTTCGTCCTCTTCGGCGGCGACCTGGCGCAGCTGGGCCAGGCGGGTGAGCTCAAGCTGGGCGCTCAAATCCTCAAGTCCGTGAAGGCCCCCATCAAGATGATGGTGGGCGAGCACGACTGGTTCCTGGACATGGGCGAGCTGTGGCGCGACCTGTTCGGCGCGCCCAACTACTCCTTCGACCACAAGGGCGTGCACTTCGTGGTGCTCAACTCCATCCACGAGAAGGACTTCTGGACGGAGCGGAAGCTGTCCCCCATGGAGCGCATGAAGATCGTCGCGGGCCTGGACAATGGCATCCAGTCCCGTTTCGAAGTGGGCGCCGAGCAGCGCCAGTGGCTCCAGAACGACCTGGCCAAGGTGGCGAAGACGACGCCGGTCATCGTCTTCAGCCACTCGCCGCTCTACAAGTACTACAAGCCCTGGAACTTCTGGACGGACGACGCGGACGAGGTGCAGGCCCTCCTCAAGCCGTACGAGAAGGTCACCGTCATCCACGGACACACGCACCAGCTGCTCAGCAACCGCATTGGCAACATCTCCTTCCACGGGATGCTGTCCACCGCGTGGCCGTGGCCGTACGCGCCGGAGGGCCTGCCTTCGCTCACGGTGCCCATGAACCGCGCGGATCCGTTCAGCCAGTTCGACGGCTGCGGTGACGGCCGCATGGACGTGTTGGAATCAGGGCTCGTGGACAAGCTCTACAACCTCTGGCAGCGCGACCCCATCACCGTGCGCGCCAGCTACCTGGGCTCCGGTGGCAAGCAGTCCGCGCCGCCCAAGCCCAAGCTGCCCACCTACTAG
- a CDS encoding cytochrome-c peroxidase translates to MRLPSGVVTMLAVVLHSGVGLAAPPPSQPANATPPKLPPGVSATLWRLSVPKGSEPTPERVALGEKLFRDKRLSVDNTVACMTCHEPELGFTDGKTLSEGVKQQKVTRNSPTVLNALFNATQFWDGRSATLEDQAKLPILNPREMGMPDPDTVVKKVRGIPEYVTDFQKVFGREPNFDDLAVAIAAFERMQFSGDARFDRFIAGDSKALTAAEKNGWALFNGKARCNSCHAGNAVSPLFSDQKFHNIGVAAHKQDFVTLARKGVQVVRTGDEKQIDELALNSEFSELGRFLVTKQENDVGSFKTPTLRNVGITGPYMHDGSLTTLWDVMDHYNKGGVANPYLDGGMQRLGLTEPEIDDLVAFLFTLTDTKFDKLNKEQLSKQRARKNTRPERDTAIAMGKKGNLGDLAPNPDLKAKNPADLGFYGDVTPVTTTQQR, encoded by the coding sequence ATGCGGCTGCCCTCGGGCGTCGTCACGATGCTCGCCGTGGTGCTCCACTCCGGCGTGGGACTGGCAGCACCTCCCCCTTCACAGCCCGCGAACGCGACACCGCCGAAGCTGCCGCCGGGCGTCTCCGCGACGCTGTGGCGGCTCTCGGTGCCCAAGGGCTCCGAGCCCACGCCGGAGCGGGTGGCGCTGGGGGAGAAGCTCTTCCGGGACAAGCGCCTCTCCGTGGACAACACCGTGGCCTGCATGACGTGCCACGAGCCGGAGCTGGGCTTCACCGACGGCAAGACGCTGTCCGAAGGCGTCAAGCAGCAGAAGGTGACGCGCAACAGCCCCACCGTCCTCAACGCCCTCTTCAATGCCACCCAGTTCTGGGACGGCCGCTCGGCCACGCTGGAGGACCAGGCGAAGCTGCCCATCCTCAACCCGCGTGAGATGGGCATGCCGGACCCGGACACCGTCGTGAAGAAGGTGCGCGGCATCCCCGAGTACGTCACCGACTTCCAGAAGGTGTTCGGCCGCGAGCCCAACTTCGACGACCTGGCCGTCGCCATCGCCGCGTTCGAACGGATGCAGTTCTCCGGCGACGCGCGCTTCGACAGGTTCATCGCGGGGGACAGCAAGGCGCTCACCGCGGCGGAGAAGAACGGCTGGGCGCTCTTCAACGGCAAGGCGCGCTGCAACTCCTGCCACGCGGGCAACGCCGTCTCCCCGCTCTTCAGCGACCAGAAGTTCCACAACATCGGCGTCGCCGCGCACAAGCAGGACTTCGTCACCCTGGCGCGCAAGGGCGTGCAGGTGGTGCGCACCGGCGACGAGAAGCAGATTGACGAGCTGGCGCTCAACTCGGAGTTCTCCGAGCTGGGCCGCTTCCTCGTCACCAAGCAGGAGAACGACGTGGGCTCGTTCAAGACGCCCACCCTGCGCAACGTGGGCATCACCGGTCCGTACATGCATGACGGGTCGCTCACCACGCTGTGGGACGTGATGGACCACTACAACAAGGGCGGCGTGGCCAATCCCTACCTCGACGGGGGGATGCAGCGGCTGGGGCTCACCGAGCCGGAAATCGACGACCTGGTGGCGTTCCTCTTCACCCTCACGGACACGAAGTTCGACAAGCTCAACAAGGAGCAGCTGTCGAAGCAGCGCGCCCGGAAGAACACCCGGCCGGAGCGGGACACCGCCATCGCCATGGGCAAGAAGGGCAACCTGGGCGACCTGGCTCCCAACCCGGACCTGAAAGCGAAGAATCCGGCGGACCTGGGCTTCTACGGCGACGTCACCCCGGTGACGACCACCCAGCAACGGTAG
- a CDS encoding c-type cytochrome yields the protein MNLRMKLLVVPCAALSFAGGVALATSPEPKPEPLPRHVVPASKDGNLVLGLCDGETSMEVQGVKDGQKLTRAQAITATAQLMDDWRKKNPNANWDDVPGPVLAQATPPSAKKSPPPAPQPNPGAKPSGNDVRQGGVGAETGARAVPQQQKTNLQTGHTYGAYSERDEKVWADSVQETVKEGHRVFHDAEALGGTVGVSCDMCHPDAANTHPETYPKYQVQLGRTALLRDMINWCIENPVRGKPLADGDPKMRAMEAYIYAQRKGVKLEYGKH from the coding sequence ATGAACCTGCGAATGAAGCTGCTCGTGGTCCCGTGCGCGGCCCTGTCCTTCGCCGGCGGCGTGGCGCTCGCCACGTCCCCGGAGCCGAAGCCTGAGCCGTTGCCCAGGCACGTCGTGCCCGCGTCCAAGGACGGCAACCTGGTGCTGGGCCTGTGCGACGGTGAGACGTCCATGGAAGTGCAAGGCGTGAAGGACGGCCAGAAGCTCACCCGCGCCCAGGCCATCACCGCCACCGCGCAGTTGATGGACGACTGGCGCAAGAAGAACCCGAACGCGAACTGGGACGACGTGCCTGGCCCGGTGCTGGCGCAGGCCACGCCCCCGTCCGCGAAGAAGAGCCCTCCGCCCGCGCCCCAGCCCAACCCCGGTGCGAAGCCCTCGGGCAACGACGTGCGCCAGGGCGGGGTGGGCGCGGAGACGGGCGCCAGGGCGGTGCCCCAGCAGCAGAAGACGAACCTCCAGACGGGCCACACCTACGGCGCGTACTCCGAGCGCGACGAGAAGGTGTGGGCGGACTCCGTGCAGGAGACCGTGAAGGAAGGTCACCGCGTGTTCCATGACGCGGAGGCGCTGGGCGGCACGGTGGGCGTGTCGTGCGACATGTGCCATCCGGACGCGGCCAACACCCACCCGGAGACCTACCCGAAGTACCAGGTGCAGCTGGGCCGCACGGCGCTGCTGCGCGACATGATCAACTGGTGCATCGAGAACCCGGTGCGCGGCAAGCCGCTGGCGGACGGCGACCCGAAGATGCGCGCGATGGAGGCGTACATCTACGCGCAGCGCAAGGGCGTGAAGCTGGAGTACGGCAAGCACTGA